The genomic region TGATAAAGCCACTATAATTTGATTACCGGTAGATTTAATAAGCTTGACAGAAGTCAGCCATCTTTAATGGAAACTATTTTGATGATGTGTAATTCTCTGTAAAACTGCTTCATTTTGTAGTTGTGTGCTGGGGTATAACTACTTCATCTTTCGTTTTGTTCTCTTTGCTTTGCAGCTTGTGTGTACAGATGTATGACTGGTTTGACTACCACGGTCATATGTGTATCTCCTTTGAGCTGCTAGCTCTGAGCACTTTCGACttcctaaaagaaaacaactatCTACCCTACTCAATTGGTCAAGTCAGACACATGGCCTACCAGCTCTGTCTTGCTGTGAAATGTAAGTCACTTTTTTTGTCATGAGAATCTTTGGCCAGGGTTCCCACACAGTTttgtataataataaataatttctagCATTTTTTACAGACTTGGACCTGTTTTTTTAGGTGCCATGTATCTCCCTAAATTatacttttctatttttccatgttttaggatgtcaaaacatttatttttaaaagatctgAGCTTTAGACTggatgtgtgtatttttaaaactggattTTGTTTGAAGTAAACAAAGCACTAAAACACCAGGAGCCTTCCTCTGTGACGTGGTTCATGATTTAGAGAACACAGCCGTAATAAAACCCAACTAAGTACATTATTTATTAGCTCAGAGatctggaaaatgtttatccaaaaatggaaacgatttagctttttaaatgaaaaatgtataggaactttgtttaaaaaaggattATGAATGTAATCTGcttcaaatattaattttttaatccCATAAAAGTCAGctaaacaattattattttttcctgtctgtATGTAAgtggataaataaaatacagaggTAATAATTGGTGAAACTATTTTTCTAAATGCATTATCTAAATGAACCATAATTATTAACGGGCAGCGGTTTATATTTTGGagtttttgattattattatttttttcatgtaaactTTTATGCTTTaatctgtgtatttttatcagtgagtgtttttttaacattggtgtttaaaaaaataggtAACTGATTTAATATAAGCTATACGAATACATTTCTCTCataagaagaggaggaggatttgttatataaaattataactttataATGCTTTTCATATTTGAGATACTAAATAAGCcgtccttttttcccccttttttctgtAGTTCTTCATGATAATAAACTGACACACACAGATCTGAAGCCAGAAAACATCCTGTTTGTCAACGCTGACTTCACGATGACGTATAACGTTGAGAAGGTAAGAGAACACGGTGAACAAGTGAATAAAGCTGCCGCTCTATTCAGATGTTTCAGGCCTATATGGGTTCGTTTTGGTTCTGTTAGACATTTTCTCCCCACTGCTTCTTCCTAAGGCTGCATCCTTATAACATGGACCTTAATCTGTGACTTTATGTGATGCCTGGCATCacataaatttaaagaaattgttattttaaatataagtaGATGTTTTTTTCGTGGGGCTCCTGTCTATCTTAAGCTTTGTGGGCATCtacttatttattaattgtCGTGTTTCGCAGAAACGAGAAGAGCGAACTGTCAAAAGCACAGCAGTACGAGTCGTGGACTTTGGCAGTGCCACTTTTGACCACGAGCACCACAGCACCATCGTGTCGACGAGGCATTACCGTGCCCCCGAGGTGATATTAGGTGAGTTGATGTAATAGATGactgtgtttatgtatttatatgaGACACATACTCAATGGGAATGCTTTTGGAAATGCACAGATGTGGTGCAACTGAGTTGTTTCCATGTTTGAAGTAAAAACAAGGATTTTTCTTAATGTTACAAGAATATAAGAATCACTTAAAATCCCCTCTTCGCCCTGAATCATAGTCTCTCTGTTGAAAGTGAAGTGAAAACCTTAAATAATGAGGCAACATGGTGATTATATTTTGTGGTGGGTTTTTATAAGTTTTACGTTTTAAAGTTTAGAGGGTTTACTCCTTTCACAAGTTTTACTGCTTGCAGATAAAATGTCgagttatttatgtatttactgtCTACCTGAATAATTACTCATTATATGACGCCTGTCTTTAGTTTAAATACCTTGTATTGATTTACTTTAGAACTAGGCTGGAGTCACCCCTGTGATGTCTGGAGTATCGGCTGCATCCTGTTTGAGTACTACTTGGGCTTCACCTTGTTTCAGGTAAACATTTGATCATTCCAGCAAACTGATTAATTTCAGTGTccatgacttttattttcttgggttgcactgcaaaaaactaaatcttaccaagcattttttgtgtaatttcaaGTGTCACATTTAAAAGAAGACAACAATTACatgcaacttttcagcaagaaaattagattgttttaagtcagtaatttgtAAGAAATAAGTACAAATAAGAAATAAGGATGAACAGGGAAAACTGCACTATATTACCTTTTCAGCCTTTGCAGCTGCAGCATCCTCAGCTAACTGGAGAGTTTAGTCATAATGTTTGAATGTGTTTGACTGAAATATGACTATTCTTGCGTGATCAGTCGGTGATATTGGACAAAAAGGCTGAATTCATCCTGAAGGTGTTGAAATAAGGTCTGTATTAGTTAATGGACGTTGTGAGTGAGGCGTTCTTTCAGTTTGTAGAAGCAAACAATCTTGTGGACTGTATGAACTAAATTCCAGTCACCCTTAAAGGAATGCactctttgttttttaagcatAATTTCTGCAAGAGCATAACtattaatatattttccttAAATTTCATAATTTGTTTGTCTTCTCTCCTCCAGACTCATGACAACAGAGAGCATTTGGCCATGATGGAAAGAATCCTGGGTCCAGTACCCTCAAGGATGATTCGTAAGACCAGGTGAGAAAATTGAGAAGTTTATTTGAGACATTAAAGGGGCGGTGTTATatgaaatcaacatttttgagctgttcatcatgtcataatgttattgcctcattaaaaacatacctggactTTTGCCTTAATTTTGTcttgcatatttgagaaatcctttaatctccatggcaaccaatcaGCTGTGCGCAACGCTGCAGTGtccaagcttctgagcttctgcctcacagagcagtactcagctccttcagactagccagcagcaattagcaaacctGGTGGTTTGCCAAATGCAAACACtatgtgtttgcattttatgagctggtaaaaatgttgttaaaggattaatagaggagTGATATGCTAACTTTTTGaaagcttcagaaagagcaggggcttttaaagagacagaggcccaatttcaaggtgctaaAGTACAATGTCAAATGTTATATTTGCtgcatacagcatttttatagcaactgaagttaacatagttacttgatggtgccattttataccacaatgtgtctggaaaatacacaacGCTGCCCCTTTAATGTTCCTGTTACATGTAGCGTGTTGTCTACATTGCTAAAACTGCCCACACACATTCATCCCTCAGGAAACAGAAGTATTTCTATCGCGGACGACTAGATTGGGATGAGAGCTCGTCGGCGGGAAAATATGTCAGAGAAAACTGCAAACCATTGCGGGTAGGTGGAAGTATTTGCAAAAACTGGTGCGCAGGGTTGAATTAACGGGGACGTTTGGTGTTGTAGCTGTCTGCTTTCATTGCTCCCCCGTCTGTTTCTCTGCTTTCTCATCAGCGGTACCTGCTGTCCGAAGCAGAGGAGCACCACCAGTTGTTTGACCTGATTGAAAGCATGCTGGAGTACGAGCCGTCCAAGAGGCTGACGCTGTCAGACTCCCTCAAGCACCCTTTCTTCGAGAACAGTGGCACCGGCGAGGCGGCCGGCAGCAAGAACTGGGAGGGCAACCGCGACATCAGCCGGTGACCTTTGCTCTTCACAGACTGACTGACAGGGGAGATCAGTAGCTGAACTGTTCAGTAACCTTGGACTGGAGGTTCTGTGGGAGATAACAGCATGGACCCCTTGACTTCCTGCTCCTCCATCACGACCTTCCCCTGTTCTTCCCGTCAGCACAAGtggcatgttttatttttttgcggCAGCAGAGAGACCAAAATAAGCAGTACAAGGCTGGAGAAGAGTTCTAGTGATCACAGCCCAAGAAACAAGGTTGAATAAAATTGAAGGTGAGAGATCTGTACCCAAACAGCCCTCTATGCAGCTTCTGTCTTCCTGTCGACTGGGGAACACCTCTCTCCCTGCTGTCCGAAGAAAATGACACCATCGACACTCTTCGTCTCTTAAACACGACTCAGTTCGGAAGCAGAAATCTCTCCCAGTGCCGAAGTCCGGGAAAAGGGTAAAAAGGAGATAGATAGCTGTATGATCAGTATCTCAGCCACAAACTTTCTAATTTTctaaaaagagcaaatattaTACAGAGTATTCGCTTTCTTTGGAATCTGGAGCATAAACATGCATCACATGTTTTTGTTAACATTGTCAATGAGCCACTGCTTTGcattctttaatattttgtctaaaaagaaaaaatgcgaTTAACCCCTCTACGAAAGCTGACCCAGTTGGCGGGTCGTTGGACACTCCTCACATCGGCCTCTCTGTAGCCTGACTTATTTACCCGTTTGTTTTGTTAAGCATTGTTTTTCTAAGTGTgagtgttgttttgttttgtgtgtgagcATATTGATGTGAATGGGGATGGGTGATGCGTTCATGTTCAGCTCTACAGTTAAGTTGAGCGTTATTCTTGGGGTCGTTctcatataaaacaaaactgccttttccacagttcacatgAGAAGTCTCTACATTAGGGTTAAGCACACAGCTCTGGTCGGTggtatttattttccagttccTATTATAGGTCGTAGTCCACATTATCCTCCTGAAtgtgacttgtttttttgtattaaatgaaAGCGTATAATGctgtatatatgtattattGTGTAGAATTAAAGTCTTCTTTGCCAAAGGTTACCGATGCTCTGAGCAGTTTGAGCCTCTGGCGGTTTGAATGTTCAGTCTTTAAATGCTGTGTCAGAGTCCATCTGCTTATTGAcagctttttaaatgtgaaggagaaaaaaaaaaagaagttaataaTCCGTAATGATGAAACGGTGCAAGTAATTAgtcatttcaaattcaaaattgaTCCAAAGCTCATATTGAGgatatttttaaagtctgaaCCTGTAGATATTTCGGTAATTATTACAATCTTATTTCAATGGTGTCTTGTTGAGTCCTTCTGGAAATaacttctgttttattcctCTCCTAAAATAAACTCAGCAGCCGTGTCATGAGCCAGGGATTAAGAAATGTGGatgatctgcagcagcagaagtcGAGGAAGCGGCGCACCCGGTCCATCTGTTGGTAATCCTCCTGTTGCTCTATTGACCTCTCACATTCTCTTTATTTATAACTCACTTAATATTTAGAGGTGGCACCTTCCGGCTTTGTTTACATTGGacattgttttactttaagcttagctttgcattaaaagtacattgctttgtaaaagtatCCACACCTTTTAGAGCCTTTTTATGTAAAGTTTAATGTATGCAAGACACCAAAATTAACTAGAGCATtgttgtgaagtagaaggaaaatgatccatggttttaatttacaaataaaactgaaatgtgtggCATGCCTTTTTATACAGTTCCCCAGGAGTCAATAAGTTGTAGTTCCAGTCTTTAGGATTACATCTCTACCAACTTTGGTAATCTGCCCATTATTCCTGGATTTTATTCTAACAGATGTATATCTTTTGATCGAAATCATTTCACCATAATTCCACAGCATAATTTAGTGCCGtcgttttgttttctctggttttctgtttattttgctccatccatcttccaagATGTATCCCCACAGCCTGACACTGCTGCTaccatatttaatttttttagctttttctgcTGCAGTATTGGGCATTTAGGTTGGTTGTATTTAGGTGAAAAAGTATTCcagtttcatctgaccagagcaactTCTTCCACTGTTATTCTTGTGCAAACTGTTTTTCATCTTCATTGATCTTGGCTTGAGAGggtctgaataaaaatacatgccagacctttcaggtttttattggaAAGAAATATCACAACTttgctctccttttttttgtcccatAAACCCCCAGGAAACTGTAGCGCAACAAAATGTGAGCAGGTCCACTTTTCACTTTTGCAGCTTCagtttttgaagttttaataaCGCCAGACTTGTCTCTCCAGCAGAACTGTACGGCTTTTGCCGAGGATTTGTGGAGGTGAGGACAGCGTCATTTCTTTCCAGACTTGAGTGCAACAGATTTCCTTCAGTCAATGAACCTGTGAATGAAATGAGTCACTCAGCGTAACGATGTGGGCGCTTATTGCCTCAAGTCAATGAAAACACACGTCTTTGGAGTAAAAAGACAATCCCTCCTGCGTCATCAAAGCGTCACCTTCTGTCCTTGAGTGTCTTAAAGTTTTATCTGTCTGGCTTGTAATGACACAgttttgtcagttttcttttatgttataTTTGCTCAActaaattgattaaataaattacagttccTAAAGTAATGTTAGCATTTAGATACAAAATTGATTTACAGGTTagtggtttttcttttattttg from Xiphophorus couchianus chromosome 13, X_couchianus-1.0, whole genome shotgun sequence harbors:
- the clk2a gene encoding dual specificity protein kinase CLK2 isoform X1; the encoded protein is MPHNRRYTSSDRGSRTSYPDRYRDRGRRHRHRRTPTNSTSSDRDRDRRGRGHRQEGSYLRSRRTQHFVCVSLCSRSYDNRSTEHRPFDRRYYEGYRRLDQSRERDRDREPHGAAENYYPRDFSPNMYDYRHGRERERERDDSYRRKGSRRKHKRRRRRTRSYSPSSSRSASRTRALSVRDDEEGHLICRSGDVLQERYEVVSTLGEGTFGRVMRCIDHRRGGAHIALKIIKNVEKYKEAARLEINVLEKINEKDPDNRFLCVQMYDWFDYHGHMCISFELLALSTFDFLKENNYLPYSIGQVRHMAYQLCLAVKFLHDNKLTHTDLKPENILFVNADFTMTYNVEKKREERTVKSTAVRVVDFGSATFDHEHHSTIVSTRHYRAPEVILELGWSHPCDVWSIGCILFEYYLGFTLFQTHDNREHLAMMERILGPVPSRMIRKTRKQKYFYRGRLDWDESSSAGKYVRENCKPLRRYLLSEAEEHHQLFDLIESMLEYEPSKRLTLSDSLKHPFFENSGTGEAAGSKNWEGNRDISR
- the clk2a gene encoding dual specificity protein kinase CLK2 isoform X2: MPHNRRYTSSDRGSRTSYPDRYRDRGRRHRHRRTPTNSTSSDRDRDRRGRGHRQEGSYLRSRSRSYDNRSTEHRPFDRRYYEGYRRLDQSRERDRDREPHGAAENYYPRDFSPNMYDYRHGRERERERDDSYRRKGSRRKHKRRRRRTRSYSPSSSRSASRTRALSVRDDEEGHLICRSGDVLQERYEVVSTLGEGTFGRVMRCIDHRRGGAHIALKIIKNVEKYKEAARLEINVLEKINEKDPDNRFLCVQMYDWFDYHGHMCISFELLALSTFDFLKENNYLPYSIGQVRHMAYQLCLAVKFLHDNKLTHTDLKPENILFVNADFTMTYNVEKKREERTVKSTAVRVVDFGSATFDHEHHSTIVSTRHYRAPEVILELGWSHPCDVWSIGCILFEYYLGFTLFQTHDNREHLAMMERILGPVPSRMIRKTRKQKYFYRGRLDWDESSSAGKYVRENCKPLRRYLLSEAEEHHQLFDLIESMLEYEPSKRLTLSDSLKHPFFENSGTGEAAGSKNWEGNRDISR
- the clk2a gene encoding dual specificity protein kinase CLK2 isoform X3, with the translated sequence MRCIDHRRGGAHIALKIIKNVEKYKEAARLEINVLEKINEKDPDNRFLCVQMYDWFDYHGHMCISFELLALSTFDFLKENNYLPYSIGQVRHMAYQLCLAVKFLHDNKLTHTDLKPENILFVNADFTMTYNVEKKREERTVKSTAVRVVDFGSATFDHEHHSTIVSTRHYRAPEVILELGWSHPCDVWSIGCILFEYYLGFTLFQTHDNREHLAMMERILGPVPSRMIRKTRKQKYFYRGRLDWDESSSAGKYVRENCKPLRRYLLSEAEEHHQLFDLIESMLEYEPSKRLTLSDSLKHPFFENSGTGEAAGSKNWEGNRDISR